In Cytobacillus oceanisediminis, the following proteins share a genomic window:
- a CDS encoding phosphoribosylanthranilate isomerase, with amino-acid sequence MKVKICGIRDISTALSAIESGADALGFVFAESKRKINPVAAGEIIRELSGEVLKVGVFVNETKETIEEIASVSGINVIQLHGDETPEFCSSFSFPVIKALSISSPDDLSQLDEYSCEYVLLDSPKGKYRGGNGVSFDWSILNKNPKQNKKMILAGGLNPENVGEGIKAANPYMVDVSSGVETEGKKDLEKIKRFIDNAKLVEREEVK; translated from the coding sequence TTAGAGATATCAGCACGGCACTTTCTGCCATTGAAAGCGGTGCGGATGCCCTGGGATTTGTTTTTGCTGAAAGCAAAAGAAAAATTAATCCTGTGGCAGCAGGGGAGATAATCAGAGAGCTTTCCGGAGAAGTTTTAAAAGTCGGAGTGTTTGTAAATGAAACGAAAGAGACTATTGAGGAAATAGCAAGTGTTTCAGGGATCAATGTCATTCAGCTTCATGGAGATGAAACGCCGGAATTTTGCAGCTCATTTTCTTTTCCAGTTATAAAAGCTCTGAGCATTAGTTCACCAGATGATCTATCCCAACTGGATGAATATTCATGTGAATACGTTCTTCTTGATAGTCCGAAAGGAAAGTATCGGGGGGGCAACGGGGTATCGTTTGATTGGTCGATTCTAAACAAAAACCCAAAGCAGAACAAAAAAATGATCCTCGCTGGAGGGCTCAATCCTGAAAATGTGGGGGAAGGAATTAAAGCAGCCAATCCTTATATGGTTGATGTAAGCAGCGGGGTTGAGACTGAAGGGAAGAAAGATCTGGAGAAAATAAAAAGATTCATAGATAACGCTAAACTTGTGGAGAGGGAGGAAGTAAAATGA